A genomic window from Cloacibacillus evryensis DSM 19522 includes:
- the nrdD gene encoding anaerobic ribonucleoside-triphosphate reductase — MVEELMNNFGRQGHLFENKGESTDLALMVDALAQEERSPWDASRIRDALIIEAGTDPATAEGIALEVEDDLLKYGRSNVTTSIIREMVNVKLFQRGLEAKLADHSRIGLPVHDLETMMFNKNKENSNTSHNPESINLSIAEMVLKEYALTKVFSKDVADAHLKGDIHLHDLGMVNRPYCSGQSVAYTARYGLNIPSITSVSNPAKHADVLLAHMLKMTSVLQNHFAGAIGWDAVNMYFAPYTVGWDYDKYLQLAQQLIFEFNQLAGGRGGQVAFTDVNLYYEIPNHFRDVPAIGPGGKFTGKTYSEYDKESKMFLRALFDVYMRGDSRGQPFFFPKPLLHITDYFFKEEGWEECLDHACRLSSEKGNTYYVFDRGGVAKLSECCRLSFELTPEDLNEAKHPWKMRYCALQNITLNLPRAAYKANGDDGMLFDIIDEEMELAAKAHLQKRAFIKNILDLGVKGPLAALCVSHDDEPYLRMRKASHLIGILGLNEMVQAMTGAQLHESEEAETLGRAVIQYMDLKCQQLSERYGLKIVLEQTPAESTALRFAKLDLRAYPEIAKNYIKGNFESGEIYYTNSTHLNYKLVQDPIDKVTREGELHPMIKAGAITHVWMGEHKPDPKALASFVMKTFRHTENAQVAFSPEFTICNECSHMERGLSDHCELCGSEDVDGITRVTGYFTRTSSWNAGKRGELKDRARRPVEMPA; from the coding sequence ATGGTTGAGGAACTTATGAATAATTTCGGCAGACAGGGACATTTATTTGAAAATAAGGGAGAATCGACCGATCTTGCCCTTATGGTCGACGCGCTGGCTCAGGAGGAACGTTCCCCCTGGGACGCGAGCAGGATACGCGACGCGCTTATTATAGAGGCGGGAACGGACCCCGCCACCGCTGAGGGGATCGCCCTCGAGGTAGAGGACGACCTTTTGAAGTACGGACGCTCGAACGTCACCACCTCGATCATCCGCGAAATGGTCAACGTCAAGCTTTTCCAGCGCGGCCTCGAAGCCAAGCTCGCCGACCATTCACGCATCGGCCTTCCCGTGCACGATCTCGAGACGATGATGTTCAATAAGAACAAGGAAAACAGCAATACGAGCCATAATCCGGAATCGATCAACCTTTCGATCGCGGAGATGGTGCTAAAGGAGTACGCGCTGACGAAGGTCTTTTCAAAGGACGTCGCCGACGCGCACCTCAAGGGCGACATCCACCTTCACGACCTCGGCATGGTGAACCGCCCCTACTGTTCGGGGCAGAGCGTCGCCTATACGGCGCGCTACGGCCTCAATATTCCTTCAATAACGAGCGTTTCCAACCCCGCCAAGCACGCCGACGTCCTCCTCGCGCACATGCTGAAGATGACCTCGGTGTTGCAGAACCATTTTGCGGGCGCCATCGGCTGGGACGCCGTGAATATGTACTTCGCCCCCTACACGGTCGGCTGGGATTACGACAAATACCTCCAGCTCGCGCAGCAGCTGATCTTCGAGTTCAACCAGCTTGCGGGCGGCCGGGGCGGCCAGGTGGCCTTTACCGACGTGAACCTCTACTACGAGATACCGAACCACTTCCGCGACGTGCCGGCGATCGGGCCGGGCGGCAAGTTTACCGGCAAAACCTACTCCGAATACGACAAGGAATCGAAGATGTTCCTCCGGGCGCTCTTCGACGTCTACATGAGGGGCGACAGCCGCGGCCAGCCCTTCTTCTTCCCGAAACCGCTGCTGCACATCACCGATTACTTCTTTAAGGAAGAGGGCTGGGAGGAGTGTCTTGACCACGCCTGCCGCCTATCTTCGGAGAAGGGCAACACCTATTACGTGTTTGACCGCGGCGGAGTCGCGAAGCTCTCCGAGTGCTGCCGCCTCTCCTTCGAGCTGACGCCGGAGGACCTCAACGAGGCGAAGCATCCATGGAAGATGCGCTACTGCGCGCTGCAGAACATCACGCTGAACCTGCCGCGCGCCGCCTATAAGGCGAACGGGGACGACGGCATGCTCTTTGACATCATCGACGAAGAGATGGAGCTCGCCGCGAAGGCGCACCTCCAGAAGCGCGCCTTTATAAAGAACATCCTTGACCTCGGAGTGAAGGGGCCGCTCGCGGCGCTCTGCGTTTCGCACGACGACGAGCCTTATCTGCGTATGCGCAAGGCGAGCCACCTCATCGGCATCCTCGGACTCAACGAGATGGTGCAGGCGATGACGGGGGCCCAGCTCCACGAGAGCGAGGAGGCGGAGACCCTCGGGCGCGCCGTCATCCAGTATATGGATCTCAAATGCCAGCAGCTATCCGAGCGGTACGGCCTCAAGATCGTGCTCGAGCAGACGCCGGCCGAGAGCACGGCGCTGCGTTTCGCGAAGCTCGACCTGCGCGCCTATCCCGAAATCGCGAAGAACTACATCAAGGGGAACTTTGAGAGCGGCGAGATCTACTACACGAACAGCACGCACCTCAATTACAAGCTCGTGCAGGACCCGATCGACAAGGTGACGCGCGAGGGAGAGCTCCATCCGATGATCAAGGCGGGCGCGATCACGCACGTCTGGATGGGCGAGCACAAGCCCGATCCGAAGGCGCTGGCCTCCTTCGTAATGAAAACATTCCGGCATACGGAGAACGCGCAGGTCGCCTTCAGCCCGGAGTTCACGATCTGCAACGAATGCAGCCATATGGAACGCGGCCTCTCGGACCACTGCGAGTTGTG
- a CDS encoding electron transfer flavoprotein subunit alpha/FixB family protein → MKKTAEVWTLAEVRGGKIHPVSRELLAWGRELADALGAPLASVVIGSGVKEEAASLARYGADKIYVADAPEFENFKADIEVAALADLIETYKPTILIASATTQGRTVMPMLSARLGCGLTADCTEMAIDPATKRLIQTRPAIGGNVMADIKTKGRDPQMCTVRPKSKRPLASDASRTGEVIEFAPGEELLSSLIKFIKFTPEQAVGLPLQEAEIIVAGGKGMKNAKNFARLEELARLLGGSVGASRMAVDLGWAPYSAQVGLSGKSVTPRLYLAFGISGAVQHIAGMSGAETIIAVNQDPEAPIFRVADLSVQGDAMEVLNALVEAVKKYKERH, encoded by the coding sequence ATGAAGAAAACCGCAGAGGTCTGGACTCTCGCCGAGGTCCGCGGCGGAAAGATCCACCCCGTATCGCGCGAACTGCTCGCCTGGGGACGCGAACTGGCAGACGCGCTCGGCGCGCCGCTGGCCAGCGTCGTGATCGGCAGCGGCGTCAAAGAAGAGGCCGCCTCGCTCGCCCGCTATGGCGCGGATAAGATATACGTCGCCGACGCCCCCGAATTTGAAAACTTCAAAGCCGATATCGAAGTGGCGGCATTGGCCGACCTGATCGAGACATACAAACCGACGATCCTCATCGCCTCGGCGACGACGCAGGGACGCACCGTAATGCCGATGCTCAGCGCGCGGCTCGGCTGCGGCCTCACCGCCGACTGCACGGAGATGGCGATCGACCCCGCCACCAAGCGGCTGATCCAGACGCGGCCCGCGATCGGCGGCAACGTCATGGCTGACATCAAGACCAAGGGACGCGACCCGCAGATGTGCACAGTGCGCCCCAAGTCGAAACGCCCGCTCGCGTCGGACGCGTCGCGTACCGGCGAAGTAATAGAGTTCGCGCCAGGAGAGGAACTTCTCTCATCGCTTATCAAGTTCATAAAATTCACCCCCGAACAGGCGGTCGGCCTTCCCCTGCAGGAGGCCGAGATAATCGTTGCCGGCGGAAAGGGCATGAAAAACGCGAAAAACTTCGCCCGGCTTGAAGAGCTCGCCCGCCTTCTCGGCGGCTCGGTCGGCGCTTCGCGCATGGCCGTCGATCTCGGCTGGGCCCCGTATTCGGCGCAGGTGGGGCTGTCGGGCAAATCCGTAACGCCGCGCCTCTACCTCGCCTTTGGAATATCCGGCGCCGTCCAGCACATCGCCGGGATGTCCGGCGCGGAGACGATCATCGCCGTCAACCAGGACCCGGAGGCGCCGATTTTCCGCGTCGCCGACCTCAGCGTACAGGGAGACGCGATGGAGGTGCTGAACGCTCTCGTCGAAGCCGTCAAAAAATATAAGGAACGTCATTGA
- the buk gene encoding butyrate kinase, giving the protein MRIFALNPGTTGIKAAMFEEARALWTENIDYPPGCAMGYASLDREAEEMIRGAILAFLASKSACIQDIAAFVGRGGLLHPISGGTWTVNEAMLADLRSNRYGSHASNLGAIMASRLADDAGGKPAFTVDPVVVDEMIPEARISGMPEIPRYSIFHALNQKAVARRAAAQLGKRVEECSFIVAHIGGGITVGAHRSGRVIDVNNALGGYGPMTPDRAGTLHMLDLVRMCFSGRYTFDEIKKKIVGGGGLRAYLGTNDFREIMALVKSGDERAALLVRALALQISGEIAARAAALCGRVEMIILTGGLAFDEDLCAMIEERVGWIAPLMRIPGEGEMQALAEGALRVLRGEEEALVYERE; this is encoded by the coding sequence ATGAGGATATTCGCTCTCAATCCGGGGACTACCGGAATAAAGGCGGCAATGTTCGAAGAGGCGCGGGCGTTATGGACGGAAAACATAGACTACCCTCCCGGCTGCGCTATGGGTTACGCCTCGCTCGACCGCGAAGCCGAGGAGATGATCCGCGGCGCGATACTGGCTTTTCTGGCTTCAAAGTCTGCCTGTATTCAGGATATCGCGGCTTTCGTCGGCCGCGGCGGCCTGCTCCATCCAATCAGCGGCGGCACATGGACGGTCAACGAGGCGATGCTTGCGGACCTGCGTTCCAACAGGTATGGCTCTCACGCCAGCAACCTGGGTGCGATAATGGCCTCGCGCCTCGCCGATGACGCCGGAGGAAAACCCGCGTTTACCGTGGACCCGGTGGTGGTCGACGAGATGATCCCCGAGGCGCGCATCAGCGGCATGCCGGAGATACCGCGATATTCCATCTTCCACGCGCTCAACCAGAAAGCCGTCGCGCGCCGGGCCGCCGCGCAGCTAGGCAAAAGGGTTGAGGAATGCAGCTTCATCGTCGCGCATATCGGCGGCGGCATAACGGTGGGAGCGCACCGCAGCGGCAGGGTCATCGACGTCAACAACGCGCTGGGAGGATACGGACCGATGACGCCGGACCGCGCTGGGACCCTGCATATGCTTGATCTCGTCCGCATGTGCTTCTCAGGCAGATACACCTTTGACGAAATTAAGAAAAAGATCGTCGGCGGAGGCGGCCTCCGCGCCTATCTGGGAACGAACGATTTCAGAGAGATCATGGCGCTCGTGAAATCCGGCGACGAGAGGGCGGCGCTTCTGGTGAGGGCGCTCGCGCTCCAGATATCCGGCGAGATCGCCGCCCGCGCCGCGGCGCTTTGCGGCAGAGTTGAGATGATAATCCTCACAGGCGGCCTCGCCTTCGACGAAGACCTCTGCGCGATGATAGAGGAGCGCGTGGGCTGGATCGCGCCGCTGATGCGCATCCCCGGCGAGGGAGAGATGCAGGCGCTCGCGGAGGGCGCGCTGCGGGTCCTTCGCGGCGAGGAGGAGGCGCT
- the nrdR gene encoding transcriptional regulator NrdR, with product MRCPVCGAPETRVIETRSSDEGRVNRRRRECPECQSRFTTYERLEEKSYLWVVKKDGRREAFDRDKLIRGFQHACEKLPVALDVLEAAAARIEERVRASGQGEVSTTRLGEMAAEELRGINKVAYVRFASVYREFTDVSSFTNEIARLLDDKEAHRNG from the coding sequence ATGAGATGCCCCGTTTGCGGCGCCCCGGAGACCAGAGTGATAGAGACGCGCAGTTCCGATGAGGGACGCGTCAACCGCAGACGGCGCGAATGCCCCGAATGCCAGAGCCGCTTCACGACGTACGAGCGGCTGGAGGAGAAGAGCTACCTGTGGGTAGTGAAAAAGGACGGCAGGCGGGAGGCTTTCGACAGGGATAAACTCATCCGCGGTTTTCAGCATGCCTGCGAGAAGCTGCCGGTGGCGCTGGATGTGCTTGAGGCCGCCGCCGCCCGCATCGAGGAGCGGGTGCGCGCTTCGGGGCAGGGCGAGGTATCGACGACGAGGCTTGGAGAGATGGCGGCGGAAGAGCTGCGCGGGATAAACAAGGTCGCCTACGTGCGATTTGCTTCGGTTTACAGAGAGTTCACCGATGTATCGAGCTTCACGAACGAAATAGCGAGGCTTTTGGATGACAAGGAGGCACACCGCAATGGTTGA
- a CDS encoding FAD-binding oxidoreductase, with the protein MERYGKITEEIYKELLSVTGPGGVIMNDAEVLDNYAWDQAGRIWGHMPEAVVKPADTAQVSAVMKIASREHIPVTPRGAGSGLNGGAVPLAGGVVLSLERMNRILEIDKVNRVAVVEPGVVTNDLCRAAAEEGFLYAGYPMSTETSFIGGNFATNAGGGKVIRYGNTRRHILGAEIVLPSGEIINLGGRFRKDTWGYSLLNLLAGSEGTLAVVTRLIVNLEPKPGRTVNLLACYPTVEELVESVAKVIGSGKRIISCEFMDKNLVKYTTEYLGCTLPEQKRSEGYLLIQVEGDTEAQLEDGYETVGKICLGCGALEVFVAESRTDSAAMWNVRQNGLEGMRARDPHACASGDLMVPLSAVPKMIRRIREISAEWRIEIGIISHIGDGNIHPIPLKPAEMPPERWAQHAEDFFAVLIREAIALGGVGSGEHGVGHVKQKVLMENKSPAELEVMQGIKRAFDPYNIMNPGKMFSPLA; encoded by the coding sequence ATGGAGCGATATGGGAAAATAACGGAAGAGATATATAAAGAGCTGCTCTCCGTCACCGGCCCCGGCGGCGTGATAATGAACGACGCCGAGGTCCTTGACAATTATGCCTGGGACCAGGCGGGCCGCATCTGGGGACACATGCCGGAGGCGGTCGTCAAACCGGCGGATACCGCGCAGGTATCGGCGGTGATGAAGATCGCGAGCCGCGAACATATCCCGGTAACGCCGCGCGGCGCGGGCAGCGGCCTCAACGGGGGCGCGGTGCCGCTGGCGGGCGGCGTCGTCCTCTCGCTGGAACGCATGAACAGAATATTGGAGATCGACAAGGTAAACCGCGTCGCCGTCGTCGAACCGGGAGTCGTCACCAACGACCTCTGCCGCGCCGCCGCCGAAGAGGGCTTCCTCTACGCGGGATACCCGATGAGCACCGAAACGAGCTTCATCGGCGGCAACTTCGCGACGAACGCCGGAGGCGGCAAGGTCATCCGCTACGGCAACACGCGGCGCCACATCCTCGGCGCGGAGATCGTGCTGCCCTCGGGCGAGATCATCAACCTCGGCGGACGCTTCCGCAAGGACACCTGGGGCTACAGCCTGCTCAACCTCCTGGCCGGCAGCGAGGGGACCCTCGCGGTCGTGACCAGGCTGATCGTCAACCTTGAACCGAAACCGGGCAGGACCGTCAACCTGCTCGCCTGCTACCCGACGGTCGAAGAGTTAGTCGAGAGCGTAGCGAAGGTGATCGGCTCCGGCAAACGCATCATCTCCTGCGAATTCATGGACAAAAACCTCGTTAAATACACGACGGAATACCTCGGCTGCACGCTGCCCGAACAGAAGCGCAGCGAGGGATACCTGCTGATACAGGTCGAGGGCGACACGGAGGCGCAGCTCGAGGATGGCTATGAGACGGTCGGGAAAATATGCCTCGGCTGCGGCGCCCTTGAGGTCTTCGTCGCCGAAAGCCGCACCGACTCGGCGGCGATGTGGAACGTGCGCCAGAACGGACTCGAGGGAATGCGCGCACGCGATCCGCACGCCTGCGCCTCGGGAGACCTCATGGTGCCGCTCTCCGCTGTGCCGAAGATGATACGCAGGATAAGAGAGATAAGCGCCGAGTGGAGGATCGAGATCGGGATCATCTCGCACATCGGCGACGGCAACATCCACCCGATACCGCTCAAACCGGCGGAGATGCCGCCGGAACGCTGGGCGCAGCACGCCGAAGATTTCTTCGCCGTTCTCATCCGCGAGGCGATCGCGCTCGGAGGAGTCGGCAGCGGCGAACACGGCGTCGGCCACGTTAAGCAAAAGGTGCTGATGGAGAACAAATCACCCGCAGAACTTGAGGTAATGCAGGGAATAAAGCGGGCTTTCGATCCTTACAATATAATGAACCCAGGCAAAATGTTTTCACCGCTCGCGTAA
- a CDS encoding electron transfer flavoprotein subunit beta/FixA family protein, with protein sequence MQIAVLVKQVPAVDTVKIDENTGTMIRDGVEAELNPLDLHAVEAAVRIKESRPGVEITAVTMGPQAAQKAVKYAIAMGCDRGLLLSDRKFGGADTLATARTLSRALLKAGPFDLLFAGERATDGETGQVGPACAELMGIGVLSYVSAVEELTDEKIRVVRAVEGGHETVESPLPAMVIPVKEMNIPRLCTLGGKLRAKEAEVPLETADGLSMDAAETGLTGSATQVVNVTYPKVTRQGRKVIASEDLGAAINEIMTLLEEKNCLEETGGDTK encoded by the coding sequence TTGCAAATTGCAGTACTGGTAAAACAAGTGCCCGCTGTGGACACGGTGAAAATAGACGAGAATACGGGCACGATGATACGCGACGGCGTCGAGGCCGAGCTTAACCCTCTTGACCTGCACGCCGTTGAAGCCGCGGTGAGGATCAAAGAAAGCCGTCCCGGCGTTGAGATAACGGCGGTAACGATGGGACCGCAGGCGGCGCAGAAGGCCGTCAAGTACGCCATCGCGATGGGGTGTGACAGAGGGCTGCTGCTCTCCGACAGGAAGTTTGGCGGCGCCGACACGCTGGCTACGGCGCGCACCCTTTCACGGGCGCTGCTCAAGGCGGGGCCCTTCGACCTTCTCTTCGCGGGCGAGCGCGCCACCGACGGCGAAACGGGACAGGTGGGGCCGGCCTGCGCCGAGCTGATGGGGATCGGCGTCCTCTCATACGTCAGCGCCGTCGAAGAGCTCACCGACGAAAAGATACGCGTCGTGCGCGCCGTCGAGGGCGGGCACGAAACTGTCGAATCGCCGCTCCCCGCGATGGTGATCCCCGTAAAAGAGATGAACATCCCGCGGCTGTGCACTCTGGGCGGCAAGCTCCGCGCCAAAGAGGCCGAGGTCCCGCTGGAGACGGCAGACGGCCTCTCGATGGACGCGGCGGAGACCGGACTCACCGGCTCCGCGACCCAGGTCGTCAACGTGACGTACCCCAAGGTGACACGCCAGGGGCGCAAGGTCATCGCCTCCGAAGATCTCGGCGCGGCGATAAATGAAATCATGACTCTGCTGGAAGAGAAAAACTGTCTGGAAGAGACGGGAGGCGACACGAAATGA